A window of the Bufo gargarizans isolate SCDJY-AF-19 chromosome 1, ASM1485885v1, whole genome shotgun sequence genome harbors these coding sequences:
- the EGR4 gene encoding early growth response protein 4, whose translation MDPSCQDYPEYPEDCHLKEQPGAAAPQCTGGVFESPSNEETSEYFFLSSQPSPPLPLNYSGSFFIESAPEHSHDPEAFFSIMSGILGLSPFAAPPRLNCQGSLYSVQESLQNHMDLYSNCQPNLNISVQQGFSGQLYSAFSSTEDIHQVPSSPNLGTSSSNQCFFDSKVIPNKHDMDLSPISPTLDSFGAQWDSQASQNFGQPSYPTDGFLPPDNPSPVFHPLESKVENMMSSCCQSLSGEESILYNMDFSSQSDNYHSSQSDTYDFTETQIDLKPQLLPDTKYPLGHQTSVPGLMNQEEVLQHQSPPIISTDFLGLSPTADNIIPANTRNHLAEPRKKYRRNKFPAKCFRPKPHEKAFACPVESCIRSFARSDELNRHLRIHTGHKPFQCRICLRNFSRSDHLTTHIRTHTGEKPFSCDMCGRRFARSDEKKRHGKVHLKQKIRAEEKLKGLGFYSMGLSFSTM comes from the exons ATGGACCCCTCCTGCCAGGACTACCCCGAGTACCCCGAGGACTGTCACCTGAAGGAGCAGCCGGGAGCTGCAGCCCCCCAATGCACTGGAG GTGTCTTTGAGAGTCCTTCCAATGAGGAAACCTCTGAGTACTTCTTCTTGAGCAGCCAGCCCTCACCACCTCTCCCTCTCAACTACTCCGGGAGCTTCTTCATAGAGTCAGCCCCTGAACATAGCCATGACCCAGAAGCCTTCTTCAGCATCATGTCTGGCATCCTTGGTCTGTCTCCTTTCGCTGCACCTCCTCGACTGAACTGTCAGGGGTCCCTCTACTCAGTCCAGGAGTCCCTCCAGAACCACATGGACCTTTACTCAAACTGTCAGCCCAACCTGAACATCTCAGTGCAGCAGGGCTTCTCTGGTCAGCTGTACTCTGCCTTCAGCAGCACCGAGGACATTCACCAGGTGCCCAGCTCACCCAACCTGGGCACTTCCTCCTCCAACCAATGCTTCTTTGACTCTAAAGTAATCCCCAACAAGCATGACATGGACCTGTCCCCCATCTCCCCCACATTGGACTCTTTTGGTGCCCAGTGGGACTCACAGGCATCTCAGAACTTTGGCCAGCCTTCCTACCCTACAGATGGATTTCTGCCCCCTGACAACCCCTCTCCTGTCTTTCATCCCTTGGAATCTAAAGTGGAGAACATGATGTCCTCCTGCTGCCAGTCACTATCTGGAGAGGAATCTATTTTGTACAACATGGACTTCAGCTCTCAGTCTGACAACTACCACTCATCTCAGTCTGACACTTATGACTTCACTGAGACCCAGATTGACCTAAAGCCTCAGCTTTTGCCAGATACCAAGTACCCACTAGGCCACCAAACCTCAGTGCCAGGGCTGATGAACCAAGAGGAAGTTCTTCAGCACCAGTCCCCTCCAATCATCTCCACAGATTTTCTGGGTCTCTCCCCAACAGCTGACAACATCATTCCAGCAAATACCAGGAACCACCTGGCAGAACCCAGAAAGAAATATCGCAGGAACAAGTTTCCAGCAAAATGTTTTCGTCCAAAACCCCATGAGAAGGCCTTTGCTTGCCCTGTCGAGAGCTGCATCAGGAGCTTTGCCAGGTCAGATGAGCTCAACAGGCACCTGAGGATCCACACTGGCCACAAACCCTTCCAGTGCAGGATCTGTCTGAGGAACTTTAGCCGTAGCGACCACCTCACCACCCACATCAGGACCCACACTGGGGAGAAGCCCTTCTCCTGCGACATGTGTGGCAGGAGATTTGCCAGGAGTGATGAGAAGAAGAGACATGGGAAGGTGCATCTGAAGCAGAAGATCAGGGCTGAGGAGAAACTCAAGGGACTTGGCTTTTACTCCATGGGATTGTCCTTCAGCACCATGTGA